Within Populus trichocarpa isolate Nisqually-1 chromosome 6, P.trichocarpa_v4.1, whole genome shotgun sequence, the genomic segment CCCTAGACCATGGGCCATGTTCAATGCTGGCATGAGCCCATTGCATGTTCTCTACTCTggagttgttttattattattaacaattaacaaaaaaaaaaaaaaactaataggcAGGGTGATTTTACTGGGGAACACTGTGCACACATACACTGTAATCACTGTGgagtggattacaacagtattCCTTTGATTCTCTTCTAGGCGTTTCTGTGTGTGTTGGTTGGGGTGGCTTAGGGTGTTTGGTTTTGGCTTGGGTTCTGCTGTTGCTGTCCATTGGAGTGGTTTCCTGGCTTGTGGATGTGGATGTGGCGCGCCTGGGAGATAACTTTCACTGGTTTTTTGTTTTCGAGTGTCATGTATTTCATGTTGACCGGGCTCTTGCAAAGTTTGTTGATTGGCTTTTGTGGGGCTGCTGGCCTGCATATTGCCATcattgtgcattaaatgcagaCAGCTTGGCACGGTGTTTAGTCATTCCTGGGCATTGGGAGAGCTGCTCTTCTTTGGGTGGGATTGACATTCCTTTTGCAAGTTGTACCTGGATCCTTCCTGGTTGGTgcttttctctctattttattGTTGCTCAGTTTCAGTGGAACTAGattgccttttgtttcttttcatgttttgttcCCGTGTTTTTATTCACCCGacagcctttttttttccactcctGTCATTCGGCCtcctgatttattttctttttagccaGCGTTTTCATATTTCTGCCCCAGGACTTTATTGTGCACGTTAAATTTGGCTATATAAACTAtttttccttggatttttttctcgGGTGAACCTCTATCTTTGTCTCAGGTTTTCGTTCTTCTTTtcgttttctatttttcttattttgattgcCTTAGTTGTTGGTGTGGGTTTTGATTATGTTGTTTGCGTTTTCTGGTCACCTTTTCTCTACTTTGTGCCTCTAATCATTCTCATCTTTTCTTCTATTTGCTGGACTGTGCAGGCTTTTCTGGGGTTCTTGGTTTGTTTCTGTGGTGTCTGTGAGAGAGTTCTCCAGCTGTGGTTTGCTCTCAGCTTGATTGGTTTCTTCAccaggtttgttttctttctttctttggttgCCATcttgtgtttgctttttttcctctttgaaTCTGTATTCTTGCTGAAATGCTAAATTGCTTAACTGTGTAAAATGGAGGTACAAAACAGATTACCGGAACTGCTAAACTGCAGGGAAGAAAAGCCTGCTCTTTTTGAGTTGGAATTAACAAAAGGCTCACTGGATATGTGTGTGCTGAATCAGTGTGTTCTGGATTCTATATTCTGCGTAACAATCAAAGCTGCCAGGTTATATGAAATATTGTGCTGTGTGCATTCAAATATAAAGTTGATTCTTTAGCAAAGTTAGACCACCAAAGATTAAGGAAATGATCTTTTTATGTTTAGGCTTTACATTAACTATGTGATGTTGAAATTTGTGGTTCGACGGAAGATGCTTATTTTCTTTGGAATATTTAATGGATCAGGtcttttttagttgttcttTTTAATCTGTCTAAGTTTGGATGGAGCAATTGATGATCCGCATGCATCCATCCATGATGAAAAACTATAGTTTATCCTTTTTCCCTTCTCCTTTTGCAGATGTTACTTTCCTTTTATCCCTTTTTCCTATTTGGAATGAACAAAGTGCTATTGATTAGTTACAGCAAGCAATGATAACCTGTTCCTTTGATTTccattcaaagaaataaaaaaaaaagtggtgtGGAGGAGTATAGTGAAGCTGGTCTGCAGAAGTTTGGCAGTAACATCACAGTAGAGGATATAATGAACATGCTGTGTTTTTTCAGCCTGAGTTGGTTCAGTGGTTAATGGTTTTGCATCTGGTTTTGTGGCTTTCATGGGTGCAAGTCCAGTAATTCTGGAAtccaattttcttttcctttcattatAAGAGCCAgttcttcttcttatttcatTATCTTTGCTCTTGAACACCCATCAGCCCATTTCTTTGCTCACTGTGCTTCATTATCAGTTATCAGCTTCAATGACATATTAACATTTAAACAGTGGCATACACTTTCTAATTGGGTGCTGGATGAGCTTCTTAGTCATTTAAATTTCTAACTAACAATTTAACAATCTACGTTTTCAGCAATTGCTGCTGTTTTCCATCTGTGCTTGGGAGCCTTCAGATCAGTGGTAAATCGATGTGGCATCGTTGTCACAAACGTATCTGATGATGACTCGAATGAGGGGCTGGACAGCACCCCTGTTGATGCATAGACACGTCTCACAGTGGCTTCAACAAGCATAACAGCTGATGCATCGAGCTCTAGCGCTCCCCCTCCATTGAGCCAATAACCCCAGCAATCCTCGGTCCACCTCATGCTAATCCAGAATCTTCTTTGCAGAAGCAGCAAAAGTCCTCACAGCTCCAGGGCAACCTCCAACTCATCTGCCTGCCACAAACAAGAAGGCTTCAGTTTGACGATACAGTGGTAGAAGACCTCGCGTCAGTTACTCAATATTAAGTTAGAATATCAGTAAGTTTTGTTATTACCTGCTTTTCACTGAGTAAGGAGACAACATACACAGCGATATACATCTTCCTAACAATCGTTAAACAATGCCTTGTATCCTCTTTAAtcttcacaatattttttttgtgcttgGACCACAGAAACTAACAGTATCTTTATCAATCTCTGAGTTTTTTAAAACAGTCTTACCAAAATTGAAGGAGCCATCTCTGCAGAACATGTTGAAGTAGAGGGAAGCCCTCCTCTGTTAACCCATGATGACTTAGAAACACCACCCAAGAAAATGTGATCCTCAAAGGTACCTTCACTcaccaaaataaaatgtttcCCTTTCATTGGTTTTTGACAAATGCAATTGTTTGCTTCAACACTAAACATCTTTGTCATTCCTGCCCTTTATACCAAAATCAAACATTCAATGCCTATGTAGTTTCTTTTCGACAACTTTGTCTTTTTTTCATCGCACTTTTCTGCATCAACCTTTACTGCACCTTTTGAATCATTTAATAACAGAAGAACATCTACTTTACACTGTCACAAACAATCAAATGAATTAATAATACCGTTGCAACCTATGCAGTCACTCTCCATGCACACTGACATATCATTTTTTTGACAATCATTGCAACCTCAATTGCTTGCTTGCACGTGCTTCATCTGATCTTTCTTTTACACATATGCAGGCTTGTTCTTTTACAATGTCCAAAAAATCTTTTCTTTATGTTCAATCATCATCATGCAAAGTTTTTTCACTTTCTTCGTCTGCTTCCATTTATGGCAACAGTTTTTGAATGAATCCAACATTGTCACTtccttttccatgcattttAGTCTACTTGCTTTCACGCCCTTCTTAGTGGATGATAATTGCAAACAAAACTGcgggaaaaataaaataaaattaagaacacTGTCGTAAGCCTTCCCAACTTTGTTGCCAAAAAAATTCCAAGACAATTTTGCAATTTTCTAGGATTTGGACAGTAAACCCCCCAAAACATTCCCTCCATTTGAGGCTTAAAATTGCAATGTGTTCGTTTGGGTTTTTCAAGTACATCATGCCTATTGATCATAGGCATACTTTTAGTAAAGTGGCACAAGGCGAATAAAAGACAGATACTTTTAGTTGAAGAATAAGGGTGTGATCCCTTCAAAACTATGAGATTGGGGATGGAGAAGAAAAGTGTTACATTCATGCTTTGCAGCAACAAGGTGGAAAGAGAAACCCAGGTGTGGTTGTTGGTGTCAAATCCAATTTAGTTAAACTAGAGAGACATGGAAAGCAGGGAAGTGAAGGAAAGGCTGCTCCAAATCAACAATAATGGTTTTGTTTTGGTAGCAATAGACTGATAGAAACCTTCACAGATTACTGCAGGTACAATAAACGCATTGATTAATATGTGAAACGGTTTTGATCACTCTTTCGCTGTCAAAGCAGAGGATGGCCATTTCCAGCAATTAATATTTCAGTTTACGGGTTCCAAGATTGTGCACCTGCTTCTTTGCATCCCTTTACGTTTCATCTGCCTTCCCTACAATTAATATTGTCGTTGAAGAAAGAATTTTTCCTAGAACTGCAATGATTTGTGACTGCATGAAATTAGCTCTGCACATGCTGGTGTTAACTCTATTGGATCATTCTTTCTATTTCGGTTCGTTTTGCTCTCTCTTTGCATGATTCTGCATCCAATTACCACCCATTTGTTTCTAACGACTCTAATCTTCTTCATTGTATTTAACTTGATTGCTAACATCTCCATTTGACTGCAACAGGACTCGCTGTGAGGATGCTCCACCACCTTTTTGCGAGGGCTCAAGTcagcttataatttttttgacgTTGCTTCCACATGGTAGCTGCTTAACAGCATCAACATTTCCATCTCCAATCAACAACTGAGTCTTCAGAGCACACAACTCCCTAGTTCGGCATATGCCTTCGTGCTTTTTGTTAGCAGAGAAAATGCTTACTCAAACTAACACTCTTTTCATGTAAATTTTGGAACTGCAATCTGTTCGTTTCCATAAAACTAACGTTTCGCTTGCCATTCCACCggttttatatttgatcttcgTTGCTTTGTTTTCCCTTGACAATTCCTCTCCGAAAACAAACTCGGTTAACAAGTGAAAAGACTGCTCGCAGCAACTTGCCTAGTAGCTGTTCTAATAATTGTGATCATTCATTAGGGTAAGCTATAGCAATATTCTAGTTTGAGCTGCAAATGAAtgaaatctttcaattacaaggaCCTTGtttgaaaattctcaaaaaaaaaaaaaaaaaaaaaaaacagagagatagagagaaccATGGGTGGTGTGGCATGAAAAGCTCCTGCGAactaaaatacttaaaatttaaaaagttattagtCACAAGTTGACTTGAACTAGAGAAGGGTGAGCATTTCCAAGCTAGTAATTACAAtattcattcattaaaaaaaagggtaaactTGGCTACCTCGGACCCCTCTACTTACAACTGCCTGCCAATGGAAAGTTCATTGCTATTCTTGCAACCTAAGAGGTTGAATCCCACCTGTCACTACGTcattaatcttaaaataaattgtagtCATCGCTTGTAAATACATGGTGTCATGTAATCTCATAACATTTCTTCCCTAATCCCTGCGGCCAATCCAAGCAAGGAGGAGGATTTTGGCTCACATTAAAGGAATGATAAAATGGAGCGcaaaaataagattaattagCCCCCAAAGTCTGTCCATTTCCACTCTATTGGATTCTTCAAGGATATGTCAATCAGGTTATCAAATCAGAAAACTAGAATAATGCTGCTGTTACCAATTTCTTAGGTGATCACCGGAATATTTACATAACGTAGTTGTTCCTGCCTGCTATAAAACCAGGGGGTAGATCTTTTTGATGTCCCATGTGTATGATAGACAATTGCCGAGACGTGATTTTTGCAAATACACACGGAGCAGTGAAGAAAATCTCAGAAGGAATCCAATCATTATCGCAAGAAAAAAGTAGAATCCACCCACCCACTTACACGaacatttttttcaatattttacatTAATACTAGCAACtagttaaaatacaaaacaaggCTATTCTCTTCCTccaaatccaaatatatttcaTGATCTTCCTCTAATTGGAAAGATAATTATAGTCTATTGGTGCAATATGTTATTTTGGGTTGCATTTACTCGAGCAATCTCATCTATATCTGACAATTCATTGTAACGTTGTATAGTAGATTTCAGCTACATTTGACTTGCCATCACAAGTTTCTGATCACACTTTTTTTGCTGCAtgccatatctcgagttctccAAAAAGATGAATGTTTGAagcaaaaatagaatttttttcctGAGATTAAGCTAGTCATTACACACACCATATGCCAAATTCAAATCAGCCAAAGCACGACTTGGATATTTAATACATGAACAAGGAGCTTAAATACTCAGCACCACGAGTATGGCATACCTCATGATTTGGAGCAGTGAAAATCACTATAAATCAAAATCAGTTCAATTGTACACCATCCAGCCACTTGAGTGCAGGCAGGACCTTAGCCAGAAATGCCGTAAATTTCTCATCAGCAATTGCATTCCCTGCTATGTCTATTTGAGTCAACTTCAAgcctctcaaaataaaaaaggcttcCCAATAGCTCACCAAACTCACACCATCAGTCACAGTTTCACTGCCATCCCATTCACTCCCGACTGAGTGACACAAAGGAGAAGAGCACAGATATCTTGTTGTATCAATAGAGTGTGAGCCTATCTCATTGTATGAAAGATCTAACACTTTCATTGACTTCAAATGTCTCAGAGGCTCAAGAGAAGTAAAACTACCAAATTTATTCTTACTCAAATTCAAGTGTGAGAGAAGTTGCATGGCCTCCAAACCTGCCACAAGttccaaaaatcaaagaataaatttattttcaatcaagaaaatgaggTGGCCTTTTAAGCACTAGAATGAATCAGGCAAACTGAGAAGAGTCAACTGAAACTTCAAACTATTTAATAAATTCACATGTAAAGTGCAAATACCGGTAACTAAGtgcaataaattaaatgacaatATATTGGTTGTTTCTTAAGCACCACATAGatagaaagataaaaattgataagAATGCAAGCAGCTCAGATAGGTGAATCAGTTAATGACCTCTCTCATtataaaaagtatatatatatatatatatatatatatatatttttttaccttcaatTGATTGGAGCTCATTGTGGCTGAGGTCTAGCATTTGGACCCACAATAATTTCTCAAAAGACCCCAATCGTGATAATGATAATCCATTGAGCCTTAGGCAAATGGGATTGCTACTGCTTGATGAAGTTAAGTTCCTATAGCGAAAGCAATAACTCAGTAAAGACTCCCTACCAGAAATCACCTGCAGAATCATGGGTAAAAtagaatgattaattaaaaCTCAAAACTGTTTTATCATAACCAGATCCCTGTggattacaattaaaaaacaaaattcaataaacttagctctttcataaattttttaaaagataagcTTGTATCTCTAATAGAACACCAATGACGTTCAGCAAGTAATTTTATCTCACTCTTGTAACTAACCATTCATTCAGCTAATCTAACAGCAAGACCAAATACACAGGGTGACTTAAAAATATCACTTTCTCACACTAtgtacatttaaaatatttagtgaaacattatttaaaatatttagtgaTACATTATGTACATTTCAAAACTGAAGCCATGGTTCATGTGCATTACTCCTTCAAAGAGGAAGATTCACCTTTTCTAATAAAACCAAGCTGTGTTCATCCTTGTAGAATCGAGAATGCGGTGGATCCAACTTCATTAATTCACTATAAAGTCTAAGAACTTCTTCAGAATGGACTGGTTTGTCAGAAGACATCAACGCATCACGAGCAGTCAACAGTCTTGCAAGTGTCAGTTTTCCAATTTTACTACAAAAAATAGAAGCTAATAATTAGGCTTAGCAATATAAGCTTTTCCAAGCACAGTAGTTACCCATCGAAAAAAGCAGGCTTACCAGTCCAACAATTCACGAAAGTTGCTTATctcttcatctataatttttgctTGCCATGAGGAATGTGTTGGCTCACGTTCATTCTTAATACTTAGGTGGTCAAGGGGGAGAACTGAATTTGACTCCAGAGAATCTGATtcataaatatgaaaattttcaTCTCTCCATGATATTTTCTCTGAACCTAATCCTTCCACTGGTTCTGTTTTGGCAGGTAGTACATGCACCGTAAATGAAAAATGAGAAGGATGGCTATAGTGAAAACCACTGGAAGAAATGATTCCTTGAGAATGTCCAAGGGTAACCTCCATGGTATAAGCTCCTAAAGAATCAAGCTCCACCTCAGGGAACTTCAATTGTCCAACCCAAACTTGGGTAGTTCTAgagttatttgataaaataggtTTCCAAATTACATCCATATTCACGTTTAACCCAGATGAAACTGTAACTGTTGATGCATTTACACCCTCAACAGCTTGATTGAAGTAAAGAATGAGTGGAAGCGATCCAGAATCAAATTGGTTGGTGTTGAATGGAGAAGAAGAACCTAGATCTAGGTACCTATCTCCGGATAGAGTGATCTCAGAACCATGAGCAGGCCATGAAGAAGCTAGCAGAGGAGACTCAGCTTTAACAGTTTGATCAAGTAGCCAAAGATGATAAAACCAACCACTCTGATCATCTTCATCTGTAAAAACCGCTTCGCGAACCAATTCATACTCCCTGATCAAGACCTCATCTTTCCGTGAAAATGCTTGAACCTTTTTCTTCATCAAGTTAGACACAAGCACACTGCAAAACTCTCCCATTAAGCTAATAACACTTACAAAATTtcccatataaaaaaagacacatCAAATTGTAAGCACACAATCAAACCAACAAGAACAAGGATGTAATGTTGTATATATACCTAGTAAAAAACATCGGCATAGAGCATGGTTTAAGAACAATggcaagaaaatttgaacaatgACATCTCTATATGTTCCACGAACAGTTACTTCAATGGACTAGAAAACAAACTCCTCAAAatactattctttttatttggcaAGGACTGAATTTCAGTGTTTATTTCATATAAGCAATACAAATAAACATGTTAAAATGCCCTGCATTCATAAATAATTGGTATGCAATTCCAGTTTTAACATCTGATGCAATTTCATAATACTTGcagcttttgaaaaaaaaatactaattagaATACCTTCGATTGTGCCAGGCAGAATAATTACTAAAATTCTTATCAATAAAATCCTGTGTGTGATTCAGTTCATCTTCATCAGATCTATTCAATAATGCCGCTACGAatctgggaaaaaaaagaaaaaaacttcaaatagcATATAActcaataaagaaaattataaaacctaaaAGTCAGGTCTTCACCTGCGGTAATTCCAGGCATGAAAATTCCGAGGATCTACATTTTGAAGCTTGTCCAAAAGCCTCAACTCATTTTCTGTAGAAGAATGCCCTTTATTTAGCACCCATTTACGATGATACCATGCACCGTATGACTTGAAATTTTGCCTCAACGCATTCTCTACctaaaaatatgtaattataaTCTTTAACTTTAAttgaatagaaaatgaaaaatcaatctgaggtttaagagagagaaaaatgaccACTCGAAGTTCTTGATCAAGAATTGAGTTAACAGAGTCAGGATCCAAGTTGGACTCAAAAAGACTGTGTTGAACAGCATGTTTTCTATAGTTCCAAGCAGTGTAACATTCTGGATTGATCTCTAAAAGTTTAGAGCTTAGCTCTAATGCTTCCTTCGTATAACTGtgtacagaaaaagaaaaggagacagTAAAAGGGTTACTTAATAGGGTTTTTCAACTTAAGACAAGAGTGAAGAACAAAAAAGGAGAATACATTTTTTGGTGGTGATTTAAAAGGAATTGAGATTGGAGGATTCTTAGTTTCTCGGCTTTGGCAGTGGAGGCAGCTAAATCTTCAGGTTTTGGGGCTTTGCGAGGCCGACCGTGCATTTTCCTTGTCTACATAAGATCACACAAATAGGAATATTGAACATGGGAAAAAAAGTGAAATCAAAATATGATAAGCAAGAAACATACATTGTACAATCTAGGCAAACAACCATAACAAAGAGGTAttcaaaacacaaattaaagcATAAGAACACAACTTGATTGTTGAAAAGCAAATAGACAAAGCTTAGCCTTAAACCAGGTCTCCAATGAAGTTGCCATGTTGCGGCTGGGGAAATTTCAATGAACTAAAATGGTAGCCTCAAAACTCGATGACACAAACATCAAAGTTAaacaaatagaataaaaatatgacATGAACTCGTCCAAAATGTCACCATCAGCCATCACCCTCAAGGATTTATTTGACTAGGTACTATGCACGCATACAATTTTAGCTaaagacataaaaacaaatgcatgCCGACAAAGTAACAAGCGAACctggaaagaaacaaaaaacgaGTAGAGTATGACAAACAAGTGCGAATAAATTtggaataatttttgaaatttcaaaccAAGACAAGCAAAGCTCAAACTTAGATTTCTGAAAAGTTTTATGCAAATGAGAAACCATAGcatgaaatctcaaacaaacacaACGACAAActaaatatcaaattgtttcATACAACAGCACACATCGCACTCAAATGGAATAGGCATATTCATCACAACATTACACCGATAGACCAAACCATTAGACCTCGAATAAGCCATCATATAAATCCACAAATTTGAGGCATCGATCAACAACTTATTTAAGCTCAAGATTCACCCAGAAGCATCATACTCTTAGGTAGCCACTCAATGGCGTGACCCAGCACTTCAATTATTACACAACACACATAAACATGTAGATATCATGTAAATACAACATAGACTTAGGCAAGTAGTCGAAATTGCCAGCGGGAAGCTGCTAGGACATCGGTGGCATGTGGCCTGAAAATGGGTGGATAGGGGACTTCGGAATGTCATCCACCCGTTTATCTAGTATTCATCTATCAGGAGATGCATCCCATATCACAAAAAGATGAACATGGAGAGTCTACTCCGTCATTtccaacttttttcttttagtcgACGATAAGGGTATTCTCGAATCAGTTTGTGTGTCAATTAAAACTACTTTTTCCCGGCAATCTTAAAAGCACACTCCTCCCATCGACCTAGTTCATTTAAATGAACTCAATAAATTCTTCTAAGTGCTAGCCTCAAAGTattgatttagaaaaataaagaaattgagcAAACCTCCTTAACCATCAAACTATTATCAATAAATTTGAGATAAATGGAACAAAGTACGGAAAGAGAATAAGAAACATTCAAGACAAAAGACTGTCGGACACAATTCATATCAGAAGTCAAATTACATACCTCCGAATTGaagattaacaagaaaatgaagGATATGACCCctgcctagctagctagctgtgCCTGAGGATTTCGATTGAAGAAAGTGGGTGCTATTGCAACTCCATTGAAGAAGCTTAGATCTTCTCCAAACTGGACAAAAGATAGAAGATTTCGATCTACTGAGccactctctctttctcaacaactaaaagaaaaggaaaaaagagtttttaattttagtgaGACGGGGAAAGATTTGTGCTTTTATTTAGGGGAGggaaagaaatataataataaattgctcgtaaatattcaattaaaataaaagattaattttacaaattaaaaaaaacttttaacatgtttttattatatttattattttattagctttcatcacacataaaataaaaatatatttttaaaaatatatataaaattaaaaaatatatattttttctgtatttcaaatcaaatcaaactggttaatttttttaataaaattttattttaatcatcattgttttttattagaaaagtgTAAtcctaattaaaaacaatatcattaaaaaattactataataatATCAGTTCATTTATAATACTATAATATTAtcaattcatttataaataatcaTGTATTATCATgatatatgaaattttaacaataatttacttattaatatttcaatattaaatgagaatttatatatatatatatatatatatatatatatatatattctaattcgttttatttttttataaaattaagaatccatgataaaaagaaatattgtttttttgttaaaaaaatatattattaaaataagaagaaattatGCTAGAATggagtttaaattatttattttctaacaattatttttattattgtataattaaataaaaatcaaagagcttctcaataaataaaatctaacatCTGAATATGCATTTTCATctcaatattataattaatatttaattttaataaaaaaattattattatttattaatatatatatatatataatattattaatttattttatttaacacaCAAATcaattgtttagtttataattaattttttttaatggacccagccaactaaaaaaattcattacccACTTCTAAATTAGATTTGGGctttcttcaaattcatc encodes:
- the LOC7462243 gene encoding geranylgeranyl transferase type-2 subunit alpha 1, with translation MHGRPRKAPKPEDLAASTAKAEKLRILQSQFLLNHHQKIYTKEALELSSKLLEINPECYTAWNYRKHAVQHSLFESNLDPDSVNSILDQELRVVENALRQNFKSYGAWYHRKWVLNKGHSSTENELRLLDKLQNVDPRNFHAWNYRRFVAALLNRSDEDELNHTQDFIDKNFSNYSAWHNRSVLVSNLMKKKVQAFSRKDEVLIREYELVREAVFTDEDDQSGWFYHLWLLDQTVKAESPLLASSWPAHGSEITLSGDRYLDLGSSSPFNTNQFDSGSLPLILYFNQAVEGVNASTVTVSSGLNVNMDVIWKPILSNNSRTTQVWVGQLKFPEVELDSLGAYTMEVTLGHSQGIISSSGFHYSHPSHFSFTVHVLPAKTEPVEGLGSEKISWRDENFHIYESDSLESNSVLPLDHLSIKNEREPTHSSWQAKIIDEEISNFRELLDCKIGKLTLARLLTARDALMSSDKPVHSEEVLRLYSELMKLDPPHSRFYKDEHSLVLLEKVISGRESLLSYCFRYRNLTSSSSSNPICLRLNGLSLSRLGSFEKLLWVQMLDLSHNELQSIEGLEAMQLLSHLNLSKNKFGSFTSLEPLRHLKSMKVLDLSYNEIGSHSIDTTRYLCSSPLCHSVGSEWDGSETVTDGVSLVSYWEAFFILRGLKLTQIDIAGNAIADEKFTAFLAKVLPALKWLDGVQLN